The following proteins are encoded in a genomic region of Apodemus sylvaticus chromosome 21, mApoSyl1.1, whole genome shotgun sequence:
- the Foxf1 gene encoding forkhead box protein F1, producing MRVASRRVEEENSAPGEGGRAGEACSGAAVTAEVQPPRAAPSPPSPPAPPPPPGSAAQSNGGSGGGSSHPMSAPDKQQPPHGGGTGGGGGAGGQAMDPAAAGPTKAKKTNAGVRRPEKPPYSYIALIVMAIQSSPSKRLTLSEIYQFLQARFPFFRGAYQGWKNSVRHNLSLNECFIKLPKGLGRPGKGHYWTIDPASEFMFEEGSFRRRPRGFRRKCQALKPVYSMVNGLGFNHLPDTYGFQGSGGLSCAPNSLALEGGLGMMNGHLAGNVDGMALPSHSVPHLPSNGGHSYMGGCGGSAAGEYPHHDSSVPASPLLPAGAGGVMEPHAVYSSSAAAWPPAASAALNSGASYIKQQPLSPCNPAANPLSGSISTHSLDQPYLHQNSHNGPAELQGIPRYHSQSPSMCDRKEFVFSFNAMASSSMHTTGGGSYYHQQVTYQDIKPCVM from the exons ATGCGCGTGGCCTCCCGCAGGGTAGAGGAGGAGAATAGCGCGCCTGGGGAGGGCGGGCGCGCGGGGGAGGCGTGCTCGGGAGCCGCTGTGACGGCAGAGGTGCAGCCGCCCCGcgcagccccctcccctccctcccctcctgctcctcctcctcctcccggcTCGGCGGCGCAGAGCaacggcggcagcggcggcggcagcagccaCCCGATGTCCGCGCCCGACAAGCAGCAGCCGCCGCACGGCGGGGGCACAGGAGGAGGCGGTGGCGCGGGCGGCCAGGCCATGGACCCCGCGGCGGCGGGCCCCACCAAGGCCAAGAAGACCAATGCCGGCGTGCGGCGGCCGGAGAAGCCGCCCTACTCGTACATCGCTCTCATCGTCATGGCCATCCAGAGCTCGCCCAGCAAGCGCCTGACGCTCAGCGAGATCTACCAGTTCCTTCAGGCGCGCTTCCCCTTCTTCCGCGGCGCCTACCAGGGCTGGAAGAACTCCGTGCGCCACAACCTGTCGCTCAACGAGTGCTTCATCAAACTGCCCAAGGGCCTCGGGCGACCCGGCAAGGGCCACTACTGGACCATCGACCCGGCTAGCGAGTTTATGTTCGAGGAGGGTTCGTTCCGCCGGCGGCCGCGCGGCTTCCGAAGGAAATGCCAGGCGCTCAAGCCTGTGTACAGCATGGTGAACGGGCTGGGCTTCAACCACCTCCCCGACACCTACGGCTTCCAGGGCTCCGGAGGCCTCTCGTGCGCGCCCAACAGCCTGGCGCTGGAGGGCGGTTTGGGCATGATGAATGGCCACTTGGCCGGCAACGTGGACGGCATGGCTTTGCCCAGCCACTCGGTCCCACACCTGCCCTCCAACGGCGGCCACTCGTACATGGGCGGCTGCGGTGGCTCTGCGGCCGGGGAGTACCCGCACCACGACAGCTCGGTGCCTGCTTCACCGCTGCTGCCGGCTGGCGCAGGCGGGGTCATGGAGCCGCACGCCGTTTACTCCAGCTCCGCAGCAGCCTGGCCGCCTGCGGCCTCGGCGGCTCTCAACAGCGGAGCCTCCTACATCAAGCAACAGCCTCTGTCCCCTTGCAACCCAGCGGCCAACCCCCTGTCTGGCAGCATCTCCACGCACTCCCTGGACCAGCCGTACCTGCACCAAAACAGTCACAATGGGCCAGCGGAACTGCAAG GCATCCCTCGGTATCACTCGCAGTCGCCCAGCATGTGTGACAGAAAGGAGTTTGTCTTCTCTTTCAATGCCATGGCCTCTTCTTCTATGCACACTACTGGTGGAGGATCTTACTATCACCAGCAGGTCACCTACCAAGACATCAAGCCATGTGTGATGTGA